From the Salvelinus namaycush isolate Seneca unplaced genomic scaffold, SaNama_1.0 Scaffold204, whole genome shotgun sequence genome, one window contains:
- the LOC120038024 gene encoding polysialoglycoprotein-like: protein MIMGGVRELLLFVVTVGVVKVSCYPVGKSQKLEQVSLQRRLGELSSNDVSIVHALALLRSIGSDAKQDREEYFETNEVESQASPNHGSSTANDALSSDDATSEAATGPSDDATSEAATGPSDDATSEAATGPSDDATSEAATGPSDDATSEAATGPSADATSEAATGPSADATSEAATGPSDDATSEAATGPSADATSEAATGPSADATSEAATGPSADATSEAATGPSADATSEAATGPSADATSEAATGPSADATSEAATGPSADATSEAATGPSADATSEAATGPSADATSEAATGPSADATSEAATGPSADATSEAATGPSDDATSEAATGPSDDATSEAATGPSDDATSEAATGQSDDATAEAATGQSDDATAEAATGQSDDATAEAATGQSDDATAEAATGQSDDATAEAATGQSDDATSEAATGQSDDATSEAATGQSDDATSEAATGQSDDATSEAATGQSDDATSEAATGQSDDATSEAATGQSDDATSEAATGQSDDATSEAATGQSDDATSEAATGQSDDATSEAATGQSDDATSEAATGQSDDATSEAATGQSDDATSEAATGQSDDYCFDGSYFELRSMT, encoded by the exons atgatcatgggaggtgtgagagaattGCTGCTCTTTGTGGTGACTGTGGGGGTTGTGAAAG tttcttgttaccctgttggaaagtcccagaagctagagcaagtctctctgcagaggagacttggag agctgtcatcaaatgacgtctccattgtgcatgccctggccttgctccgatccatagggtctgacgctaaacaagacagagaag agtatttcgagactaatgaagtagaatcccaagcttctccaaaccacGGTAGCTCTACGGCAAATGATGCCCTGtcctctgacgacgctacctctgaagctgccactggcccgtctgacgacgctacctctgaagctgccactggcccgtctgacgacgctacctctgaagctgccaccggcccgtctgacgacgctacctctgaagctgccaccggcccgtctgacgacgctacctctgaagctgcgaccggcccgtctgccgacgctacctctgaagctgcgaccggcccgtctgccgacgctacctctgaagctgcgaccggcccgtctgacgacgctacctctgaagctgcgaccggcccgtctgccgacgctacctctgaagctgcgaccggcccgtctgccgacgctacctctgaagctgcgaccggcccgtctgccgacgctacctctgaagctgcgaccggcccgtctgccgacgctacctctgaagctgcgaccggcccgtctgccgacgctacctctgaagctgcgaccggcccgtctgccgacgctacctctgaagctgcgaccggcccgtctgccgacgctacctctgaagctgcgaccggcccgtctgccgacgctacctctgaagctgcgaccggcccgtctgccgacgctacctctgaagctgcgaccggcccgtctgccgacgctacctctgaagctgcgaccggcccgtctgccgacgctacctctgaagctgcgaccggcccgtctgacgacgctacctctgaagctgcgaccggcccgtctgacgacgctacctctgaagctgcgaccggcccgtctgacgacgctacctctgaagctgcgaccggccagtctgacgacgctaccgccGAAGcggcgaccggccagtctgacgacgctaccgccgaagctgcgaccggccagtctgacgacgctaccgccgaagctgcgaccggccagtctgacgacgctaccgccgaagctgcgaccggccagtctgacgacgctaccgccgaagctgcgaccggccagtctgacgacgctacctctgaagctgcgaccggccagtctgacgacgctacctctgaagctgcgaccggccagtctgacgacgctacctctgaagctgcgaccggccagtctgacgacgctacctctgaagctgcgaccggccagtctgacgacgctacctctgaagctgcgaccggccagtctgacgacgctacctctgaagctgcgaccggccagtctgacgacgctacctctgaagctgcgaccggccagtctgacgacgctacctctgaagctgcgaccggccagtctgacgacgctacctctgaagctgcgaccggccagtctgacgacgctacctctgaagctgcgaccggccagtctgacgacgctacctctgaagctgcgaccggccagtctgacgacgctacctctgaagctgcgaccggccagtctgacgacgctacctctgaagctgcgaccggccagtctgacgac TATTGTTTTGACGGTTCCTACTTTGAGTTGAGGTCTATGACCTGA